A window of the Streptomyces sp. NBC_00454 genome harbors these coding sequences:
- the ftsX gene encoding permease-like cell division protein FtsX, which produces MRAQFVMSEIGVGLRRNLTMTFAVIISVSLSLALFGGSLLMRDQVSKMKGYWYDKANVTVYLCNKNDAEGAGGVCSKGAVTPEQKQAIQAELEKMELVEKVTPESADEAFKHYQEQYGHTALAASITPDQMQESLRVKLKDPEKYKVITTSFSGRDGVQSVEDQRNVLDSLFKLLGALNWAALGIMLIMLVVALLLIVNTVRVSAFSRRRETGIMRLVGASSFYIQVPFIMEAAFAGLIGAFFACGMLGAGQYFVIDHGFGLRARMELINFIGWDSVLTKLPLVLVIGVLMPSLAAFIALRKYLKV; this is translated from the coding sequence ATGCGCGCCCAGTTCGTCATGTCGGAGATCGGGGTCGGTCTCCGCCGCAATCTGACCATGACCTTCGCGGTCATCATTTCCGTATCCCTCTCGCTGGCCCTGTTCGGCGGCTCACTGCTCATGCGCGACCAGGTGAGCAAGATGAAGGGCTACTGGTACGACAAGGCCAACGTCACGGTCTACCTCTGCAACAAGAACGACGCGGAGGGCGCCGGCGGGGTCTGCTCGAAGGGGGCGGTCACCCCCGAGCAGAAGCAGGCCATCCAGGCCGAGCTCGAGAAGATGGAGCTGGTGGAGAAGGTCACCCCCGAGTCCGCCGACGAGGCCTTCAAGCACTACCAGGAGCAGTACGGGCACACCGCCCTGGCCGCTTCCATCACTCCGGACCAGATGCAGGAATCCCTCCGGGTCAAGCTCAAGGACCCGGAGAAGTACAAGGTCATCACGACCTCCTTCTCCGGCCGCGACGGGGTCCAGTCGGTCGAGGACCAGCGCAACGTGCTGGACAGCCTCTTCAAGCTGCTCGGCGCCCTCAACTGGGCCGCCCTCGGCATCATGCTGATCATGCTGGTCGTGGCGCTGCTGCTGATCGTCAACACGGTGCGCGTCTCGGCCTTCAGTCGTCGGCGCGAGACCGGGATCATGCGGCTGGTGGGCGCCTCCAGCTTCTACATCCAGGTGCCGTTCATCATGGAGGCCGCCTTCGCCGGCCTCATCGGCGCCTTCTTCGCCTGCGGGATGCTCGGCGCCGGCCAGTACTTCGTGATCGACCACGGGTTCGGGCTGCGCGCGAGGATGGAGCTCATCAACTTCATCGGCTGGGACTCGGTCCTGACCAAGCTGCCGCTGGTGCTCGTCATCGGCGTGCTGATGCCCTCCCTGGCCGCGTTCATCGCGTTGCGCAAGTACCTGAAGGTGTGA
- a CDS encoding serine/threonine-protein kinase encodes MRPVGSKYLLVEPLGRGATGTVWRASQREAAGAEAAVTGHAGETVAIKVLKEELAQDADIVMRFLRERSVLLRLTHPNIVRTRDLVVEGDLLALVMDLIEGPDLHKYLRENGPFTPVAASLLTAQIADALAASHADGVVHRDLKPANVLLDERDGQMKPMLTDFGIARLADSPGLTRTHEFVGTPAYVAPESAEGRPQTSAVDIYGAGILLYELLTGRPPFAGGTALEVLHRHLSEDPQRPANVPEPLWTVIERCLRKEPYERPSAESLARGLRVVASGIGVHSTAAEVEAALGVGALLAPDTSPAPVPATPGSHGPADATQVLPGGAGASGASAGVSPMGAYDPNGMTSVLPPVGAADATSVLPSTGGQGGQGGADPTSVMPPVQRPDQPHPWQSQMQAARDRNEQTQMQYLDPSEDPLRRRPQRQAPPPPQQQPPQYRQPQQPPQQQPYRQGQPQQQYPQQQYAPQPPPQHYQPQQQHPQQYQQPQGQPQYRQPQQQPPQGPPQRQRPAEREPAEPRRRSANPVKIPGLGCLKGCLVLILVFFVAGWLVWELTPLQEWVGTGKGWWDQVWTWGSDVVDWVSTIGDATGGGSTP; translated from the coding sequence GTGCGGCCAGTCGGCAGCAAGTACCTCCTCGTGGAGCCGCTCGGACGCGGCGCCACGGGCACCGTCTGGCGCGCCAGCCAGCGGGAGGCGGCCGGCGCCGAAGCGGCCGTCACCGGCCACGCCGGCGAGACCGTGGCCATCAAGGTCCTCAAGGAGGAGCTGGCCCAGGACGCCGACATCGTCATGCGCTTCCTGCGCGAGCGCTCCGTCCTGCTGCGCCTGACCCACCCCAACATCGTCCGCACCCGCGACCTCGTCGTCGAAGGCGATCTCCTCGCGCTCGTCATGGACCTCATCGAGGGTCCCGACCTGCACAAGTACCTCCGCGAGAACGGCCCCTTCACCCCGGTCGCCGCGAGCCTGCTGACCGCCCAGATCGCGGACGCGCTCGCCGCCAGCCACGCCGACGGCGTGGTCCACCGCGACCTGAAGCCCGCCAACGTCCTGCTCGACGAGCGCGACGGCCAGATGAAGCCGATGCTCACCGACTTCGGCATCGCGCGCCTGGCCGACTCCCCGGGTCTGACCCGCACCCACGAGTTCGTCGGGACCCCGGCCTACGTGGCCCCCGAGTCCGCCGAGGGCCGCCCGCAGACCTCCGCCGTCGACATCTACGGCGCCGGCATCCTGCTCTACGAGCTCCTCACCGGCCGTCCGCCCTTCGCCGGCGGCACCGCCCTGGAGGTCCTGCACCGCCACCTCAGCGAGGACCCGCAGCGCCCGGCGAACGTCCCCGAGCCGCTGTGGACGGTCATCGAACGCTGCCTGCGCAAGGAGCCCTACGAGCGCCCGAGCGCGGAGAGCCTGGCGCGCGGCCTGCGCGTCGTGGCCTCCGGCATCGGTGTGCACTCCACGGCCGCCGAGGTCGAGGCCGCGCTCGGCGTCGGCGCGCTGCTCGCTCCGGACACCTCGCCCGCGCCGGTCCCCGCGACCCCCGGCTCCCACGGGCCCGCGGACGCGACCCAGGTGCTGCCCGGCGGCGCCGGGGCCTCCGGGGCTTCCGCCGGGGTCTCCCCGATGGGGGCGTACGACCCCAACGGCATGACCAGCGTGCTGCCGCCGGTCGGCGCGGCCGACGCCACGTCCGTGCTGCCCAGCACGGGCGGTCAGGGCGGTCAGGGCGGCGCGGATCCGACCTCGGTGATGCCGCCCGTGCAGCGGCCGGACCAGCCGCACCCGTGGCAGTCGCAGATGCAGGCGGCCCGCGACCGCAACGAGCAGACGCAGATGCAGTACCTCGACCCGAGCGAGGACCCGCTGCGCCGCCGGCCGCAGCGCCAGGCGCCCCCGCCGCCGCAGCAGCAGCCGCCCCAGTACCGCCAGCCGCAGCAGCCCCCGCAGCAGCAGCCGTACCGGCAGGGACAGCCGCAGCAGCAGTACCCGCAGCAGCAGTACGCGCCGCAGCCCCCGCCGCAGCACTACCAGCCGCAGCAGCAGCACCCCCAGCAGTACCAGCAGCCGCAGGGGCAGCCCCAGTACCGCCAGCCCCAGCAGCAGCCCCCGCAGGGCCCGCCGCAGCGGCAGCGGCCGGCCGAGCGGGAGCCGGCCGAGCCGCGCCGCCGCAGCGCGAACCCGGTGAAGATCCCGGGTCTGGGCTGCCTCAAGGGCTGCCTGGTGCTCATCCTGGTGTTCTTCGTCGCGGGCTGGCTGGTCTGGGAGCTGACCCCGCTCCAGGAGTGGGTCGGCACCGGCAAGGGCTGGTGGGACCAGGTGTGGACCTGGGGTTCGGACGTAGTGGACTGGGTCAGCACCATCGGCGACGCCACAGGAGGCGGTTCCACCCCCTGA
- a CDS encoding isopenicillin N synthase family dioxygenase: MPSAHSSDSLPVLDLSRADDPALRDSFRKELHAAARDSGFLHLTGHGVTAAETTRMLELTRAFFALPEADRLAVSNLNSPHFRGYTRIGHELTGGASDWRDQLDVGAERPAPVVGPDDPAYLWLEGPNQWPEALPQLRDVVLEWQSRLAAVAHRLLQELLASIGAPADFFDAAFADRPHLHTKLIRYPGSSPTGTDQGVGAHKDYGFLTLLLQDSVGGLQVVRDGAFLDVPPLPGAFVVNLGELLEIATEGYLTATDHRVVSPAGAVERYSVPFFYNPRLDAVVETVPGDYLSSAPGLAHDASNPLHAEYGRNELKGWVRAHPAVARRWHPELAGA, from the coding sequence ATGCCGTCCGCCCACTCTTCCGACTCACTCCCGGTCCTGGACCTCTCCCGGGCCGATGATCCGGCCCTGCGCGACTCCTTCCGCAAGGAACTGCACGCGGCCGCCCGGGACAGCGGTTTCCTGCACCTGACCGGGCACGGCGTCACCGCCGCCGAAACCACCCGCATGCTGGAGCTGACCAGGGCCTTCTTCGCGCTCCCGGAGGCCGACCGGCTGGCCGTGAGCAATCTGAACTCCCCGCACTTCCGCGGCTACACCCGCATCGGCCACGAGCTGACGGGCGGTGCCTCCGACTGGCGGGACCAGCTGGACGTCGGCGCGGAGCGGCCCGCGCCCGTGGTGGGCCCGGACGACCCGGCCTATCTGTGGCTGGAGGGCCCCAACCAGTGGCCCGAGGCCCTTCCGCAGCTACGGGACGTGGTGCTGGAGTGGCAGTCCCGGCTGGCGGCCGTCGCCCACCGCCTGCTCCAGGAGCTGCTGGCCTCGATCGGCGCCCCCGCCGACTTCTTCGACGCGGCCTTCGCCGACCGCCCCCACCTGCACACGAAGCTGATCCGCTACCCGGGATCCTCGCCGACCGGCACCGACCAGGGGGTCGGGGCCCACAAGGACTACGGCTTCCTCACCCTCCTGCTCCAGGACTCGGTCGGCGGCCTCCAGGTGGTCCGGGACGGGGCCTTCCTGGACGTTCCCCCGCTGCCGGGAGCCTTCGTGGTCAACCTGGGCGAGCTGCTGGAGATAGCGACGGAGGGGTACCTGACGGCCACGGACCACCGGGTGGTGAGCCCGGCGGGCGCCGTGGAGCGGTATTCGGTTCCGTTCTTCTACAACCCGCGCCTGGACGCCGTGGTCGAGACGGTCCCGGGCGACTACCTGAGCTCCGCCCCCGGGCTCGCGCACGACGCGTCGAACCCGCTGCACGCGGAGTACGGCCGCAACGAGCTCAAGGGATGGGTCCGCGCCCACCCGGCCGTGGCACGGCGCTGGCACCCGGAGCTGGCGGGGGCGTAA
- a CDS encoding FHA domain-containing protein, translated as MQIRLTVLGSGSRSGHHQATTAHTSSASTGGAGPASCDVLVTAPVGTALSAVASGLAATVGGPDTGGTVVLYAGTERLDPARCVLGEPPLVDGAVLSLHLPGPDVLADTETADGPQLHVVAGPDAGGVHLLHPGAIRIGRSADADVPLDDPDVSRLHCTVTVLPDGRVAVADLGSTNGTALDGAAVGAEPVALAPGALLQVGESTLRLTTGPTPAALALTPDLEGHLSLTLPGGGGPQGQFPHPAPSRNGGSAPDPGMPGAGRAGSGASGASWDTSGTGHGPGAPDGGSRSGSGAPGLEQHGAAGWEGSDTSGTDWGTPATGHDSGTSGRGHAGASGWDGGTGSEARREGGSVPAQHGWDGTSGAGSPGVAGVAGVEQYGEAGWAAPSGATADPQDPQGAQGAQGAQGHGSGAGPGVASAPRRAARRGIGAWARKWVRGEEAAEAAGGEAVATAAAAAFSGARPGVDDPAALLLAALGPAPRLWSGPAGLDVTLGVGSKVALLESGALGIAGPRARLTGVARSVIAQLAALHAPGQRLEIVLLCADRARPLAERRRDWGWLGWLPHVRPAHGQDCRLLLAYDRDQAAARAGELTRRLDDGPLGVHWAGASAEAVREASYGYRGPYTLLVVDGDPGAGALRDVTGRLASHGPAAGIHVLALAESPATTPASLVAETYESACAATPAFRDCGAVALLSGDVATAVRTFAVSHGKPVPPGETATADAVSVAWAERFARALAPLKADSPATEGYRPTAATLPQTSRLLDELGLARATPASLMARWAAATDQGQSVGGLAEIVLGSGRRGPVGAELVTDGPHVLIEGPAGSGRTELLRSVAASLSAASRPDRLGLVLLDGAGGERGDGLAPCTELPHVSAHLVASDPLRMREFAQALGAELKRRAELLNGVPFAEWHALREVSDRMVSPRQPTPGELRGDLEPQRSGTLRLRSSATRTDPAGPSPLPRLVVLVDDFDALVAPGLGSTGRPAAGSVVRALEAVAREGARLGVHLVATSARPDRTADTELARLATLRVELDAPDQPGPGRGLLRYADGRAVPFQGGRVTGRIPRTATQRPTVVPVEWERMGDPPTRRPVRELGNGPTDLALLASALDRASHLVSAIPVLFPPAP; from the coding sequence ATGCAGATCCGGCTGACCGTCCTTGGGTCGGGGTCGCGCAGCGGCCACCACCAGGCCACGACCGCCCACACCTCCTCCGCTTCCACCGGCGGCGCCGGACCGGCCAGCTGTGACGTGCTCGTCACCGCGCCCGTCGGCACCGCCCTGTCCGCGGTGGCCTCCGGACTTGCGGCCACCGTCGGCGGGCCCGACACCGGGGGCACGGTCGTGCTCTACGCCGGTACGGAGCGGCTCGATCCCGCGCGCTGCGTGCTCGGCGAGCCGCCGCTCGTGGACGGGGCGGTCCTCTCCCTGCACCTGCCCGGCCCCGATGTCCTGGCCGACACCGAGACCGCGGACGGCCCCCAGCTGCACGTGGTGGCCGGTCCCGACGCGGGCGGCGTGCACCTGCTGCACCCGGGGGCGATCCGGATCGGGCGCTCGGCCGACGCGGACGTCCCGCTGGACGATCCCGACGTCTCGCGACTGCACTGCACCGTCACGGTGCTCCCGGACGGGCGGGTGGCCGTGGCCGACCTCGGCTCGACCAACGGCACCGCGCTCGACGGGGCCGCGGTCGGGGCGGAGCCGGTGGCGCTGGCGCCGGGGGCGCTGCTGCAGGTCGGCGAATCCACCCTCCGCCTGACGACGGGCCCGACGCCGGCGGCGCTGGCCCTGACCCCCGACCTGGAGGGTCACCTGTCCCTCACCCTGCCGGGCGGCGGGGGACCGCAGGGACAGTTCCCCCACCCCGCCCCTTCCCGGAACGGGGGCTCCGCCCCCGACCCCGGCATGCCCGGCGCGGGCCGGGCCGGTTCCGGCGCCTCCGGCGCGAGCTGGGACACCTCCGGAACGGGCCACGGCCCCGGCGCCCCGGACGGCGGCTCCCGGTCCGGTTCCGGCGCCCCGGGCCTGGAGCAGCACGGCGCAGCCGGGTGGGAGGGCTCCGACACCTCCGGCACGGACTGGGGCACGCCCGCGACGGGCCACGACTCCGGTACCTCCGGCCGGGGCCACGCCGGCGCATCCGGCTGGGACGGCGGCACCGGCTCCGAAGCGCGCCGGGAAGGCGGCTCCGTCCCGGCGCAGCACGGGTGGGACGGTACCTCCGGCGCGGGATCGCCCGGTGTCGCCGGTGTCGCCGGTGTGGAGCAGTACGGCGAAGCCGGTTGGGCCGCCCCCTCGGGCGCGACCGCGGACCCGCAGGACCCCCAAGGCGCCCAAGGCGCCCAAGGCGCCCAAGGCCACGGCTCCGGGGCCGGTCCGGGCGTAGCCTCCGCGCCCCGCCGGGCCGCCCGGCGCGGGATCGGGGCCTGGGCCCGCAAGTGGGTGCGCGGGGAGGAGGCCGCCGAAGCGGCCGGCGGCGAGGCGGTGGCCACGGCCGCCGCGGCCGCGTTCTCCGGCGCGCGGCCCGGGGTCGACGACCCCGCCGCGCTGCTGCTCGCCGCCCTCGGTCCGGCCCCGCGGCTGTGGTCCGGGCCCGCCGGGCTCGACGTCACGCTCGGCGTCGGCAGCAAGGTCGCGCTGCTGGAGAGCGGCGCGCTCGGCATCGCCGGGCCCCGGGCCCGCCTGACCGGCGTGGCCCGGTCCGTGATCGCCCAGCTCGCCGCCCTGCACGCGCCCGGCCAGCGGCTGGAGATCGTGCTGCTCTGCGCCGACCGCGCCCGCCCGCTCGCCGAACGCCGCCGCGACTGGGGCTGGCTCGGCTGGCTGCCCCACGTACGGCCCGCGCACGGGCAGGACTGCCGGCTGCTGCTCGCGTACGACCGCGATCAGGCGGCCGCCCGCGCCGGTGAGCTGACCCGCCGCCTCGACGACGGTCCCCTCGGCGTCCACTGGGCCGGCGCCTCCGCGGAGGCCGTGCGCGAGGCCTCGTACGGCTACCGGGGCCCCTACACCCTCCTCGTCGTGGACGGGGATCCCGGAGCGGGCGCCCTGCGGGACGTCACCGGCCGCCTCGCCTCGCACGGGCCGGCCGCCGGGATCCACGTGCTGGCGCTCGCCGAGTCCCCGGCCACGACCCCGGCCTCGCTCGTCGCCGAGACCTACGAGAGCGCCTGCGCCGCCACCCCCGCCTTTCGGGACTGCGGCGCCGTCGCCCTGCTCAGCGGGGACGTGGCCACGGCGGTACGGACCTTCGCGGTCTCCCACGGCAAGCCGGTCCCGCCCGGCGAGACGGCCACGGCCGACGCCGTCTCGGTGGCCTGGGCGGAGCGGTTCGCCCGCGCCCTGGCCCCACTGAAGGCCGACTCGCCCGCCACGGAGGGCTACCGGCCGACCGCCGCCACCCTCCCCCAGACCTCCCGGCTGCTCGACGAGCTGGGGCTGGCGAGGGCCACCCCGGCCTCCCTGATGGCCCGTTGGGCCGCCGCCACCGACCAGGGCCAGAGCGTCGGCGGCCTCGCCGAGATCGTGCTCGGCTCCGGCCGGCGCGGGCCCGTGGGCGCCGAACTCGTCACCGACGGCCCGCACGTACTGATCGAGGGGCCCGCCGGAAGCGGCCGCACCGAGCTGCTGCGTTCGGTCGCCGCCTCCCTGTCGGCCGCCTCCCGGCCCGACCGGCTCGGCCTGGTGCTGCTCGACGGGGCCGGCGGGGAGCGCGGAGACGGGCTGGCGCCCTGTACCGAGCTGCCGCACGTCTCGGCCCACCTCGTCGCCTCCGACCCGCTGCGCATGCGGGAATTCGCGCAGGCGCTGGGCGCCGAGCTCAAGCGGCGGGCGGAGCTCCTGAACGGGGTGCCGTTCGCCGAGTGGCACGCGCTGCGCGAGGTCTCCGACCGGATGGTCTCGCCCCGTCAGCCCACCCCGGGCGAACTGCGCGGCGATCTGGAACCCCAGCGCTCCGGCACCCTGCGGCTGCGCTCCTCCGCCACCCGCACCGACCCCGCGGGGCCGAGCCCGCTGCCGCGCCTGGTCGTGCTGGTGGACGACTTCGACGCGCTGGTCGCGCCGGGCCTGGGCAGTACGGGCCGGCCCGCCGCCGGTTCGGTGGTCCGCGCGCTGGAGGCGGTGGCCCGCGAGGGTGCCCGGCTCGGGGTGCACCTGGTGGCCACCAGCGCCCGCCCGGACCGGACCGCCGACACCGAGCTGGCCCGGCTGGCCACCTTGCGGGTCGAGCTCGACGCCCCCGACCAGCCGGGGCCCGGGCGCGGTCTGCTCCGGTACGCGGACGGCCGCGCCGTCCCCTTCCAGGGCGGCCGGGTCACCGGCCGGATCCCCCGGACGGCGACTCAACGGCCGACGGTGGTGCCGGTGGAGTGGGAGCGGATGGGCGATCCGCCGACCCGCCGTCCGGTCCGCGAGCTGGGCAACGGCCCGACCGACCTCGCGCTGCTGGCCAGCGCCCTGGACCGGGCCTCGCACCTGGTCTCGGCGATACCGGTGCTCTTCCCGCCCGCCCCCTGA
- a CDS encoding serine/threonine-protein kinase — translation MARKIGSRYTAHQILGRGSAGTVWLGEGPDGPVAVKLLREDLASDQELVGRFVQERSALLGLEHPHVVGVRDLVVDGNDLALVMDLVRGTDLRTRLDRERRLAPEAAVAIVADVADALAAAHAAGVVHRDVKPENVLLDMQGPLGPGGAHPALLTDFGVAKLIDSPRRASGGRVPSPTTRIIGTPDYLAPEIVEGLPPRAAVDIYALATVLYELLAGFTPFGGGHPGAVLRRHVTETVVPLPGIPDELWQLIVQCLAKAPASRLRASELSLRLRDLQPLLTGMPPLDVDEPDEPEQSDAPEPEAVVTDPVRRRGVVPLVPGSGSSTDSNRDTHTSMRVPGPDELAGGALGTARVPRPAGGHRPGSARHRAETVRKRRLALSAAAVALAAAVGVGSWLAVSSDSAPPPQDSKQSGSTAP, via the coding sequence GTGGCACGGAAGATCGGCAGCCGGTACACCGCGCACCAGATCCTTGGGCGCGGCAGCGCGGGCACGGTATGGCTGGGTGAGGGGCCGGACGGCCCCGTCGCCGTCAAACTGCTGCGCGAGGACCTCGCCTCCGACCAGGAACTGGTCGGACGGTTCGTCCAGGAGCGCAGCGCACTGCTCGGGCTGGAGCACCCGCACGTCGTCGGCGTCCGCGACCTGGTCGTGGACGGCAACGACCTCGCCCTCGTCATGGACCTCGTCCGCGGTACGGACCTGCGCACGCGCCTCGACCGCGAGCGGCGGCTCGCCCCCGAGGCGGCCGTCGCGATCGTCGCGGACGTCGCGGACGCACTGGCGGCCGCGCACGCGGCCGGGGTGGTGCACCGGGACGTCAAACCGGAGAACGTCCTGCTCGACATGCAGGGCCCGCTCGGGCCGGGCGGCGCGCATCCGGCGCTGCTCACCGACTTCGGCGTGGCCAAGCTCATCGACTCGCCGAGGCGGGCCTCCGGCGGCCGGGTCCCGTCCCCGACCACCCGGATCATCGGGACCCCGGACTATCTGGCCCCCGAGATAGTGGAGGGCCTGCCCCCGCGCGCGGCGGTGGACATCTACGCCCTCGCCACCGTCCTGTACGAGCTGCTGGCGGGTTTCACCCCGTTCGGCGGCGGGCATCCCGGGGCGGTCCTGCGCCGCCACGTGACCGAGACCGTCGTCCCGCTGCCCGGGATCCCCGACGAGCTGTGGCAGCTGATCGTCCAGTGCCTCGCGAAGGCCCCCGCATCGAGGCTGCGCGCCTCGGAGCTCTCCCTGCGGCTGCGGGACCTGCAGCCACTGCTGACGGGGATGCCGCCGCTGGACGTGGACGAGCCGGACGAGCCGGAGCAGTCGGACGCACCGGAACCGGAGGCCGTGGTGACGGACCCGGTCCGGCGCCGCGGCGTGGTCCCGCTGGTCCCCGGCTCCGGCTCCTCCACGGACTCCAACCGCGACACCCACACCTCGATGCGGGTGCCGGGTCCGGACGAGCTGGCGGGCGGCGCGCTGGGCACCGCCCGGGTTCCGCGCCCCGCGGGCGGCCACCGGCCGGGCTCCGCGCGGCACCGGGCGGAGACGGTCCGCAAGCGCCGGCTGGCGCTGTCGGCCGCCGCCGTTGCGCTGGCCGCGGCGGTGGGGGTCGGGAGCTGGCTGGCCGTCTCCTCCGACTCGGCGCCGCCGCCGCAGGACAGCAAGCAGTCGGGCTCGACGGCCCCGTAG
- the ftsE gene encoding cell division ATP-binding protein FtsE yields the protein MIRFDNVSKSYPKQSRPALRDVSLDIAKGEFVFLVGSSGSGKSTFMRLILREERASQGQVHVLGKDLARLSNWKVPHMRRQLGTVFQDFRLLPNKSVADNVAFAQEVIGRPRGEIKKAVPQVLELVGLGGKEDRMPGELSGGEQQRVAIARAFVNRPALLIADEPTGNLDPQTSVGIMKLLDRINRTGTTVIMATHDQQIVDQMRKRVIELEQGRLVRDQSRGVYGYQH from the coding sequence GTGATCCGATTCGACAACGTCTCCAAGTCCTACCCGAAGCAGAGCCGTCCCGCACTCAGAGATGTCTCCCTGGACATCGCGAAGGGCGAGTTCGTCTTCCTGGTCGGCTCCTCCGGCTCCGGCAAGTCCACCTTCATGCGGCTCATCCTGCGCGAGGAGCGGGCGAGCCAAGGCCAGGTGCACGTCCTGGGCAAGGACCTCGCCAGGCTCTCCAACTGGAAGGTTCCGCACATGCGGCGCCAGCTGGGGACCGTGTTCCAGGACTTCCGGCTCCTGCCCAACAAGTCGGTGGCCGACAACGTGGCCTTCGCCCAGGAGGTCATCGGCAGACCGCGCGGCGAGATCAAGAAGGCCGTCCCGCAGGTCCTCGAACTCGTCGGCCTCGGCGGCAAGGAGGACCGGATGCCCGGCGAGCTCTCCGGTGGTGAGCAGCAGCGCGTGGCCATCGCCCGCGCCTTCGTCAACCGCCCGGCCCTGCTGATCGCGGACGAGCCCACCGGCAACCTGGACCCCCAGACCTCCGTCGGGATCATGAAGCTGCTGGACCGGATCAACCGGACCGGCACCACCGTGATCATGGCGACCCACGACCAGCAGATCGTCGACCAGATGCGCAAGCGCGTCATCGAACTCGAGCAGGGCCGTCTCGTCCGCGACCAGTCGCGCGGCGTCTACGGCTACCAGCACTGA
- the prfB gene encoding peptide chain release factor 2 produces MAVVDVSEELKSLSSTMGSIEAVLDLDKLRAEIAVLEEQAAAPSLWDDPDAAQKITSKLSHLQAEVRKTENLRGRIDDLAVLFELAVEMEDADTLAEAETELVSVRKALDEMEVRTLLSGEYAEREALVNIRAEAGGVDASDFAERLQRMYLRWAERHGYPTEIYETSYAEEAGIKSTTFVVKAPYAYGTLSVEQGTHRLVRISPFDNQGRRQTSFAGVEVLPVVETSDHVEIDEAELRVDVYRASGPGGQGVNTTDSAVRITHLPTGIVVSCQNERSQIQNKASAMNVLQAKLLERRRQEEKDKMDALKDGGSSWGNQMRSYVLHPYQMVKDLRTEFEVGNPQAVLDGEIDGFLEAGIRWRKQQEQTA; encoded by the coding sequence GTGGCAGTCGTCGATGTTTCCGAAGAGCTGAAGTCCCTCTCCTCGACCATGGGGTCGATCGAGGCCGTCCTGGACCTCGACAAGCTGAGGGCAGAAATCGCCGTGCTCGAGGAGCAGGCCGCCGCGCCGTCCCTGTGGGACGACCCGGACGCCGCCCAGAAGATCACGAGCAAGCTTTCGCACCTCCAGGCCGAGGTCCGCAAGACCGAGAACCTGCGCGGGCGCATCGACGACCTCGCGGTGCTCTTCGAGCTCGCCGTGGAGATGGAAGACGCGGACACCCTCGCCGAGGCGGAGACCGAGCTGGTCTCCGTGCGCAAGGCGCTGGACGAGATGGAAGTCCGCACCCTGCTCTCCGGCGAGTACGCCGAGCGCGAGGCGCTGGTCAACATCCGGGCCGAGGCCGGCGGCGTGGACGCCTCCGACTTCGCCGAGCGCCTGCAGCGCATGTACCTGCGCTGGGCCGAGCGCCACGGCTACCCGACCGAGATCTACGAGACCTCGTACGCGGAAGAGGCCGGCATCAAGTCGACCACCTTCGTGGTCAAGGCCCCGTACGCGTACGGCACCCTCTCCGTGGAGCAGGGCACCCACCGCCTCGTCCGGATTTCGCCCTTCGACAACCAGGGGCGCCGCCAGACCTCCTTCGCGGGCGTCGAGGTGCTGCCGGTCGTCGAGACCAGCGACCACGTCGAGATCGACGAGGCCGAGCTGCGCGTGGACGTCTACCGCGCCTCGGGCCCGGGTGGGCAGGGCGTCAACACGACCGACTCGGCGGTGCGCATCACGCACCTCCCGACCGGCATCGTGGTCTCCTGCCAGAACGAGCGCTCGCAGATCCAGAACAAGGCCAGCGCGATGAACGTCCTCCAGGCCAAGCTGCTCGAGCGGCGCCGCCAGGAGGAGAAGGACAAGATGGACGCCCTCAAGGACGGCGGAAGCTCCTGGGGCAACCAGATGCGGTCCTACGTCCTGCACCCGTACCAGATGGTCAAGGACCTCCGGACGGAGTTCGAGGTCGGCAACCCGCAGGCGGTGCTCGACGGCGAGATCGACGGCTTCCTCGAGGCCGGAATCCGCTGGCGCAAGCAGCAGGAGCAGACCGCGTAA